One genomic segment of Ascochyta rabiei chromosome 20, complete sequence includes these proteins:
- a CDS encoding Lactoylglutathione lyase, translating into MLFLRQTLLRSHKVSVPFAAQSFRINSKPHHIFRTLATMATDPTSYKLNHSMLRIKDPKRSVEFYEFLGMKLINKLPNPDNKFDLYFLAYDSPKAVSHGNHWTDREGIVELTHNYGTEDDPNYKITNGNTDPYKGFGHLCVSVDNLQAACQRLEDAGYKFQKKLTDGRMRHIAFVLDPDGYWVEVIGQKPLEETENVKHTDTATYRMAYKDVSLNFYKDIMGMKLKRTSESPNAGFNLYFLGYGADAPEQTANGVNPVADSEGLLELTWNYGTEKDADFKYHNGNDEPQGFGHICITVDDLDAACARFEEKGVNWKKRLTDGRMKNIAFVLDPDNYWIEVVQNEKLKTRSNW; encoded by the exons ATGCTGTTCTTACGACAAACACTTCTGAGATCGCATAAAGTATCTGTACCTTTTGCAGCACAGAGTTTTCGAATCAACAGCAAGCCGCACCATATTTTCCGAACCCTAGCAACCATGGCTACCGATCCAACAAGCTACAAGCTCAACCACTCGAT GCTTCGCATCAAAGATCCTAAGCGTAGCGTCGAATTTTACGAGTTTCTGGGCATGAAGCTGATAAACAAGCTGCCAAATCCTGACAATAAGTTCGACCTTTACTTCCTCGCATACGACAGCCCGAAGGCTGTTTCTCACGGCAACCATTGGACCGACCGTGAGGGCATCGTCGAGCTTACACACAACTACGGTACCGAGGACGATCCGAACTACAAGATCACCAACGGCAACACAGATCCATACAAGGGTTTCGGTCATCTTTGTGTATCAGTCGACAATCTCCAGGCTGCCTGCCAGCGTCTCGAGGATGCCGGCTACAAGTTCCAGAAGAAGCTCACAGACGGGCGTATGAGGCACATCGCTTTCGTACTGGACCCTGATGGCTACTGGGTTGAGGTGATTGGACAGAAGCCCTTGGAGGAGACTGAGAACGTCAAGCACACCGACACTGCCACATACCGCATGGCAT ATAAGGATGTCTCGCTCAACTTCTACAAGGACATCATGGGTATGAAGCTGAAGCGTACCTCAGAAAGCCCCAACGCAGGCTTCAATCTGTACTTCCTCGGTTACGGTGCAGACGCTCCGGAACAGACCGCGAACGGTGTCAACCCGGTAGCAGACAGCGAGGGCTTGCTCGAGCTGACGTGGAACTATGGTACCGAGAAAGACGCCGACTTCAAGTATCACAATGGCAACGACGAGCCTCAGGGCTTCGGGCACATCTGCATTACAGTCGATGACCTCGATGCTGCATGCGCGCGCTTCGAGGAAAAGGGCGTGAACTGGAAGAAGAGGCTCACCGACGGCAGAATGAAGAACATTGCCTTCGTGTTAG ATCCCGACAACTACTGGATCGAGGTTGTGCAGAATGAGAAGCTGAAGACACGAAGCAATTGGTAA
- a CDS encoding Assimilatory sulfite reductase (NADPH), producing MHFQQTQSAGPGAEQKESPKVFTKKSSSLPFGEELSLGSISGPTYLTAQTLVQQVAYALSDKIFAYSAESFDLDVAIKNWQKQGEKNAFGYQTGVSSLETRTGAGAIALGYLFSKDFDLAKRHIPQSIVASSSTLNYLRPALDQLSLLYSVANPVTAHIAAVDYSANSNAGLVTDYVSSLTLAEDLGLGLVCSPSVFETQHMALFATLLSSVIPTIHTYDGISVGRETARLVDTLDQSRLHNSYQAVLKAVSEVDKKHSDNAGRLVRLLQAFNDEFGEDYRLFDYYGHEEPESVLVVFGTVEASLSAQVANALSKDGDKVGVINVRVYRPFVEEAFLEVLPKSAQRVAVLGQVKDEAAVFDAAEYSRLYSDVLAATQFAFDRNVEVSDIKYSREQVWTPSNVLDVFRQIYSEKREGEESRSYVDILNTADVKQYTFWDLDESPAATAPAVVGKLLSSDSSKNVFVREGHDNLVCGGVTRVDIRNADYTIEAPYAVEQADVAAIGDVSILGAFDVLNGVKADGSIIVQLPGVKDEDIEKKLSPAFRKALVEKDISLFIMDPTQSEAVAEESTLTTCLCQLGFLKVARPDLLTSHISKLAAINGTNEICEKIVQQLESALREVEVPAAWATVEEDVQPIRLPADININSFAPFDRTESEPPTLLKNWQIAAKGLAFKEAFGTQTVLRPELGVKTSVVTVKEKRRLTPQNYDRNIFHIEFDLGDTGVTYAIGEALGIHAENDKVEVEEFIKWYGLDPDEVVEVPSREDPNVLVNRTVYQSLLQNVDIFGRPGKKFYEDLGDFASDEQEKLALQTLCTGDGASEFKRRAEVDTLTYADLLLEFSSAHPSFHDIVRIVAPMKRREYSIASSQHVTPNSVTLCIVTVNWVDPKGRDRFGQATRYLNNLRVGSPVTVSVKPSVMKLPPKTTAPIIMAGLGTGLAPFRAFVQERAYQKQRGEEIGEVLLYMGSRHQREEYLYGEEWEAYQDAGIITLLGRAFSRDQPQKIYIQDRMRQTLTDIRRSYLEKEGSFYLCGPTWPVPDVTEVLQEAVEVDHKMKNPDAKKIDSRRAIETLKDEGRYVLEVY from the coding sequence ATGCATTTCCAGCAGACACAGTCCGCTGGCCCTGGCGCCGAGCAGAAAGAGTCACCGAAGGTCTTCACCAAGAAGTCTTCCAGCTTGCCTTTTGGAGAGGAATTGTCCCTTGGATCGATCAGCGGGCCTACCTACTTGACTGCTCAGACACTCGTTCAGCAGGTTGCTTACGCCTTGTCTGACAAGATCTTCGCATACTCTGCTGAGTCGTTCGACCTGGATGTGGCGATCAAGAACTGGCAGAAGCAGGGCGAGAAGAATGCCTTTGGATACCAGACAGGCGTCTCCTCGCTGGAGACAAGAACCGGTGCTGGCGCAATCGCGCTTGGATACCTATTCTCCAAGGACTTCGACCTCGCGAAGCGCCACATCCCTCAATCGATAGTCGCCTCTTCCTCGACCTTGAACTATCTCCGCCCAGCACTCGACCAGCTGTCGCTCCTTTACTCGGTCGCTAACCCCGTCACTGCTCACATCGCCGCCGTCGACTACTCCGCCAACTCCAACGCCGGCCTTGTTACCGACTATGTCTCCTCTCTCACCCTTGCTGAGGATCTTGGCCTCGGTCTTGTCTGCAGCCCCTCCGTCTTCGAGACTCAGCATATGGCTCTCTTTGCCACCCTCCTCTCGAGCGTCATTCCTACTATCCACACATACGATGGAATCAGCGTTGGTCGCGAGACCGCCAGGCTGGTAGACACCCTAGACCAGAGCAGGCTGCACAACAGCTACCAGGCTGTTCTGAAGGCCGTTTCTGAAGTCGACAAGAAGCACTCGGATAACGCCGGTCGCCTTGTTCGCCTGCTCCAGGCTTTCAACGACGAGTTCGGTGAGGACTACAGGCTGTTCGACTACTACGGCCATGAGGAGCCCGAGAGTGTCCTTGTTGTCTTCGGTACCGTCGAGGCCTCTTTGTCTGCTCAGGTCGCCAACGCTCTGTCCAAGGATGGCGACAAGGTTGGTGTTATCAACGTCCGTGTCTACAGGCCCTTCGTTGAGGAGGCTTTCCTCGAGGTGCTCCCCAAGAGCGCCCAGCGCGTTGCCGTCCTCGGCCAGGTCAAGGACGAGGCTGCCGTCTTCGATGCTGCAGAATACTCTCGACTCTACTCAGATGTTCTGGCCGCCACCCAGTTTGCCTTCGACAGGAATGTTGAGGTTTCTGACATCAAGTACTCCCGCGAGCAGGTCTGGACACCCAGCAACGTTCTCGACGTTTTCCGCCAGATCTACAGTGAGAAGAGGGAAGGCGAGGAGTCGCGCTCGTATGTCGACATCCTCAACACTGCCGACGTCAAGCAGTACACCTTCTGGGATCTCGACGAGTCCCCTGCTGCCACCGCACCTGCTGTCGTTGGCAAGCTCCTGTCTTCTGACTCTTCCAAAAACGTCTTTGTCCGCGAGGGCCACGACAACCTCGTCTGCGGCGGCGTCACTCGTGTCGACATCCGCAACGCCGACTACACTATTGAGGCGCCCTACGCCGTCGAGCAAGCCGATGTTGCTGCCATCGGCGATGTTTCCATTCTCGGTGCATTCGATGTTCTTAACGGCGTCAAGGCTGACGGTTCCATCATCGTCCAGCTTCCTGGCGTCAAGGATGAAGATATTGAGAAGAAGCTTTCTCCCGCTTTCCGCAAGGCACTGGTTGAGAAGGACATTTCGCTGTTCATCATGGATCCTACACAATCGGAGGCTGTTGCCGAAGAGTCTACACTGACTACCTGCCTTTGCCAGTTGGGTTTCTTGAAGGTTGCTCGTCCAGATCTGCTCACATCGCATATCTCTAAGCTGGCGGCCATTAACGGCACCAACGAGATTTGCGAAAAGATCGTTCAGCAATTGGAGAGCGCTCTCCGGGAGGTGGAGGTTCCTGCTGCCTGGGCCACCGTCGAAGAGGATGTTCAGCCCATCCGCCTGCCCGCGGATATCAACATCAACAGCTTCGCGCCGTTTGACCGTACAGAGTCTGAGCCACCCACGCTACTCAAGAACTGGCAGATCGCCGCTAAGGGCCTTGCTTTTAAGGAAGCGTTTGGCACCCAGACTGTGCTCCGTCCTGAGCTGGGTGTCAAGACGTCTGTCGTCACCGTCAAGGAGAAGCGTCGTCTCACACCCCAGAACTACGACCGTAACATCTTCCACATCGAGTTCGACCTTGGTGACACTGGTGTCACTTACGCTATCGGTGAGGCTCTCGGCATTCACGCTGAGAACGACAAGGTTGAGGTCGAAGAGTTCATCAAGTGGTACGGTCTCGATCCTGATGAGGTTGTCGAGGTACCTTCCCGTGAGGATCCCAACGTCCTTGTCAACCGCACTGTATACCAGTCACTGCTCCAGAACGTTGACATCTTTGGTCGTCCTGGCAAGAAGTTTTACGAGGACCTCGGTGACTTTGCCAGCGATGAGCAGGAGAAGCTGGCTCTCCAGACTCTGTGCACTGGTGACGGTGCTTCCGAGTTCAAGCGCCGTGCTGAGGTCGACACCCTCACTTACGCGGATCTTCTGCTTGAATTCTCGTCTGCTCACCCATCTTTCCACGACATTGTTCGCATTGTCGCCCCTATGAAGCGTCGCGAGTACTCGATCGCCTCCTCGCAGCACGTCACTCCCAACTCCGTTACCCTGTGCATTGTCACCGTCAACTGGGTCGACCCCAAGGGCCGCGACCGCTTCGGTCAGGCTACCCGCTACCTCAACAACCTTCGTGTCGGTAGCCCTGTTACCGTCTCCGTCAAGCCTTCCGTCATGAAGCTCCCGCCCAAGACCACCGCGCCCATCATCATGGCTGGTCTCGGAACCGGTCTCGCGCCCTTCCGCGCCTTCGTCCAGGAGCGTGCCTACCAGAAGCAGCGTGGCGAGGAGATTGGCGAGGTTCTTCTGTACATGGGCTCTCGTCACCAGCGTGAAGAGTACCTGTACGGTGAGGAGTGGGAGGCGTACCAGGATGCCGGCATCATCACGCTGCTCGGTCGCGCTTTTTCGCGTGATCAGCCTCAGAAGATCTACATCCAGGACCGCATGAGGCAAACCCTCACTGACATCCGTCGCTCGTACCTTGAGAAGGAGGGTAGCTTCTACCTTTGCGGACCTACATGGCCTGTGCCCGACGTTACCGAGGTGCTTCAGGAGGCCGTCGAGGTGGACCACAAGATGAAGAACCCTGATGCTAAGAAGATTGATAGCAGGCGCGCGATTGAGACGCTCAAGGATGAGGGCCGTTACGTACTTGAGGTTTACTAG